AACGAGAACGATTGTAACTCTGATTGGTATTATTGTATCCATGGCTTTATTTACCGCAGTCATTGAAGGTGCATACAGTGGCTATGAGTTCTTAAAAAATCGTGAGATTGCCGTAACGGGTGAATGGCAAGTCATCCTAAATGAAGTTGATGAAAAAGGCTTAGAAGAAGCGAAGGAAAACCAACAAATTGTAAAATACGAAAACGTGTATACGCTTGGTTGGGCGGCTGTTGATAATGAAAACGATGGTAAACCATATCTTCTTGTACAATCTTTAGGAGATACACAACATGCATTATTCCCAATCAATTTAGTTTCAGGACGTATGCCTGAAAAGCAAGATGAAATCCTATTACCAGAAAACTTTATTGCAAATGCAAAAGAGAAGTATCAAGTAGGTGATACGATTACTTTAGAAACTGGACAACGCTACTTAGAAACAGAAAAACTCAGTGAAAATAATCCTTATCTAGAAAAAGAGAGTTTGAAGAATACAACAGAACATACGTTTACCATTGTGGGTATCATGGAACGTTTGCCATTTGAGATTGAAGAGTTCTCTTGTCCTGGGTATACATGCATTACAAATGGTTTTCACACAGATAGTCAGAAACTATTCTTAACAATTCAGTCACCAAGTAAAATGCAGGAATTCTTAATGCGTCAAACGATTTCAGATTCTTATGTTCCACATTCTGATTTATTACGCTTTTACGGCGCATTTAAAGCAAGTGGAGAACGTTCCGTACTAATTGGTTTAACAACAATACTAGTACTACTCATTGCGTATGGTTCCATTTCGCTCATTTATAATTCGTTCTCAATTTCCATCAGTGAAAGAATTCGTCAGTTTGGTATTATGAAATCAGTTGGCGCATCCAATCGACAGATCCATCGTATGGTTCTTTTTGAAGCATTTCTACTCGCAATCATCGGTATTGTTTTTGGCGTTATTGTTGGATGCGTTGGCATTGGCATTACACTTGCTTGGGTTCAAAATAACTTCATTGTGAATCTCGCAAATAAAGTTGGCACAGGTTTACGTTTAGTTATTAGTCCATTACCGATTCTTATCGCAGTAGTGATATGTTTAGTAACGACGATTGTTGCGGCATATATTCCAGCATATAAAGCAATTCATAAATCTGCGATTGAAGCAATTCGTCAAAGTGATGAAATCATCATTAAACCTAACGAGGTAAAGACATCAAAGCTTACCCAGAAATTATTTGGATTTGCTGGTGTAATGGCAACTAAGAATTTTAAACGTAATAAACGAAAGTATCGTTCAACAATACTTTCCTTGGCGTTAAGTGTCATTCTATTCATCTCTGCTGCATCATTAACGCGGTATGTAAATAAGATGTTATTGATAGAGAATAGTAATGATCACAAGATAAATGTCATGTATAATGCCTGCGTAGATGAACAAGAAGATGTTGAGCAACGATTCAATGTCATTAAGACGATTCCTGAAATTCAAAATATCGCAATTACTCAGAAAATCTTTGATGAAGTCTATATTCAACGTAATTACATTGCGTCTGAATATTGGACGGCAGAAAACCAACAGAATCTACGCCGTATCAAAGATGCGGTAGGTGTGAGTGTTGAACTTGTTTTTGTAGATGATGATACATTTAAGAATTTGTGTAAGCAAAATAGAGTTGATTCATCCAGTTATTTTGATGAAAGCCATCCAAAGGGACTATTGTACAATTACGTTGTGCAATACTTTATGAGAGACGGAAAGGCACTTAAAAGAGATGTTTCAGTGATAGATTCAAAGGGAAAAGATGTGCCGATGTTTGTTCGCGAATACAAAGAAATAGAGGGGTATGTGAGTTTATATGAGCCATATATCAAAAATGGAAAGCAGTACTATCTCTTCTATCCGATAGGGTATATTGAAGAAATGAAAGGTTTTGAAAACTTAGACATGCGTAAAGCAAAACTCTATCCAGTTGAAGAAATTGATATTGATATTCCACTTGTGGCAGGTGCACAAATTGAAGAGAATCTATTTACATTAAATCGTAATACAATGCAGCTAATCTATCCAAGAAGTATGGCAACGACACTATTTGCAAATACAGACGCAAGTTATATAAAACGATTATCTAATCCGGAGATTGGCATACAAACAGATAAACATGCTAGTGTTGCACAACAACTAGAAAAGATTAAAAAGGATAATGGTTGGAGTGCAGATACAATCTTTGACTTTGACCGTGAACGTCAAAACAACCGTATGTTTATTTTAGTGATTAATGTATTCTCGTATGGCTTTATTCTCCTAATTGGTGTAATAGCGATTGCGAATGTATTTAATACAATTTCCACAAACATTATTCTTCGACGGAAAGAATTTGCGATGTTACGATCGGTTGGTATGTCTGAGAAAGGCTTCCAAAGAATGCTTAATTATGAGTGTTTGATCTATGGTTGTCGAAGCTTGGCCATTGGTCTTCCGATTTCGTTTGTCATTTCATTCTTTGTTTATCGAGTGATAAACCAAATGATACAAGTCGATTACATCATTCCTTATGTCAGTATACTACTAGCAATCGCCATGGTATTTGTAGTTGTGTTTATCACCATGTTGTATACAACAAGAAAGATACGTAGAAATAATGTGATTGAAGAATTACGTATTGAAAATATTTAGTGTAACTCTAGAAGGTACTACGGTACCTTCTTTTCAATGAAAAGAACATTAGTGTTACCTAATGTTCTGATGAGATATAGTGAGCACCACTAATTTCTAATTTTAATAAATGTTTTCTTTCTTCACTTGGTAATACACTGGTATAGAGTAGGGTACTACGGTATTCCAGTGTTCTCCATGGGAATGGTACATCTGCAAACTTACTGCAGATACGCATATCTTCCTTACGCATGTCATGGAGCCATTTCTTACCGGTATCATTGAAGGCAAGAATACGTAAGTGGTCAAGTGCTGGTAGACGTTGTGCTTCGTATTTCGTTAACTGTACCATCGCTTGTAAGATACTACGACGAATACGGTTGCTGGTGTAACGATAGGTTGTGGCATCCTGTAAGAAGCCTTCATACGTATCGTTATCTGCTGCACATTTACGCAAGTGATTTTCGATTCCTTCGTTAAATAAGAATAAATCTTCTAATTGCTTACGAGAAGAAGTTAGTAAGTATGTACGCAAGTAAGGATAGAATTGTTCAGGATAAACCAGTGTACTTTCTTTGAGTATTTCTTCTATTGGTGTCGAACTTGCTAGACTCTCATTGTTTTTGAGTGCTTTACGAATCGCTAAGGCACTTGCGTTTTCAGAAATTTCTGGATTAAGATAACCGCTTGTGCGCTGTACGATAACTGGTTGAATATTAGAGCCTTTTAAATATTTTAAATAAGAAACAGCTAGAATATCATTTGGTTCCATAGAACCTGTTAAAAGACTATATGCACGAGGGAAAGACATGCCTGTCTGCATGCTTTCTCTTAAGTTATCTGGATTGAGAGATGTATCCGCGATTTCTTGTAGGTTTTCTAAATTCGCACACTCACTACCAAAGGAGATGTAGTCAACTTTCGCAATCTTTAAAAGTTCCACAGCACCATACGCAAACTTAGAAGCACTTTGGGTTGCGTAAAAATATGGTAGTTCAATTACTAGATCAACACCATTTTCAATCGCTACCTTGGCACGTTTCCACTTATCAATGATTGCAGGTTCTCCACGCTGTACGAAGTTACCAGACATAACAGCGATAACCATATCACAACCACTTTGTTTTCTTGCTTGTTCGATTTGATAGCGGTGTCCATTATGGAATGGATTGTATTCCGCTATGATTCCACATACTTTCATTTCTCAAAATTCCTTTACAGTTGATATGATACAATGAAATCAATCAAACAAGAAAGGATATTTCTTTATGACAGAACTAATTTATAAAATCATAAAACCTGAAACAGAAGTGAAGGCAACACTTGTTTGTGTACATGGTATGCAAGAACATCATGCTCGTTATATTTCCTTTGCAAGAGAGTTATCTAAGCAAGGGGTTGCAGTATTAATTTATGACTTACCAGGTCATGGCGAGGCTTTTAAGGATGAACTAGGATACTTTGCGGATCAAAATGGCGATGAAGTACTGATTCAATCCGTAGACATGATGGTTAAGAAGCTACATGCGGAATACCCAGATGTACCACATTTCTTATTTGGACATTCCATGGGTTCTATCATTGTTCGTTTATATCTAGAACGTAATGATGATTTTGCTGGTGTGATTCTGTGTGGAGCACCAAACTATCAACCAGCAGCCAGTTTTGGTAAGAAACTTGCACAGTTACTTGTAAAGCTCAAAGGTCCTAAATCTAAGACCAAACTATTAACAATACTAAGCCTTGGTGCATTTAGTAAATCTGTAAAGAATGCAAAGACACCAATTGATTGGTTATCCTATAATGAAGAAAACGTACAAGAATACCTAAATGATGAATTATGTGGTGTGCCTTTTACAGATGCAGCTAACCGTGACTTATTTACAATGGTAAGTCACTTACATCATTCATTTACAGCAAAGAATACATCTTTGCCAATTCTATTTATTAGTGGTGAAGATGATCCGTGTACTGGTGGAACGCTAGGGTTAGTAGATAGTATCTCGACATTGCAGAAAAATGGATATGCAAATATTGAAAACATTACTTTTACAAAAATGCGTCATGAGATTCTCAATGAGAAGGAGAATCATCTTGTAATCGAAGAGATTATTAAATTTATTTGTCAGAATCAATAAAAGATTTGGCACAAATATTTTCTGAAAGAAAAGGTTAAGAGGGTATTTTCCATCAATTTTTCGCTTTTACAAGCGTTTTTCGGGGGATATTTGATTGACTTTGAAGTGCGGTTTGTTATAATTTATAAGCGTTAACGAGCGAGGAGACTGCCGTGAAGTGGACAAAAACAGAGTTGCTGCGTGATTTGCAGAATGTAGATTTTGACGAAGATGTAGTAATAAAGAATGATGAACTGAAAAATGACAGCGGAATCTTATCTGTTGAAGATGTTCACGTTGAAGGTCACGGATATATCGACGATGAGGATGATCGCTTCTATGTAGATATGCATATTACAGGCACAATGATTTGTCCTGATGCTATTACAAATGAACCGATTGAAGTTCCTCTAGATGTCGAAAGTCAAGAAACATATGTCTTTGAAGAAACTGATGAAGATGGGGTACGCCTCGTTACCAGTGAAGTCGTTGATCTGATGCCTGCAGTGATAGATGCTATCCTGTTGGAGGTACCACTTCAAGTGACTGAAGCAGTAGAGGGTGAATATCCGCATGGCGATGGCTGGCAGATATTTACAGAAGCTGAGTATCAGGAAAGCCGGAAAGATCAATTGGATCCGCGTCTGGCAGGACTGAAGCAATTCAAAAATGAATAGTAGGAGGTGCTAGACAATGGCTGTACAACAGAGAAGAAATTCTAAGACGAGAAAGAACAAGAGAAGAACACATTACAAGTTAAATGTACCTACACTCGTAAAGAATGCTGCAGGTGAATACGTTCGCCCACACCATGAAGGTTCTTACGTTAAGGAAACAACAGAATCCAAATAAAGTTGGAAATAAAGATGCTGAATTGGCATCTTTTTTTCTGCTTTATTTATGTGAAAATATCTACTAATTCATATTACAAATCGTATAATTAGAATAAATAATATTTCTACTTTTTTATAGGAGAACTTTCATGTTAGACAATAAAGGTTTTGATGTGTGGGCTGAAGAATATGACACTTCAGTTAAATTATCAAATAAAGAAAACACGTATCCTTTTGCGGGTTATAACAAAATCATTTATAAAATCTATAAAACTGTGATATCCAAGCCAAACGCAACTGTACTAGATATAGGATTTGGGACAGGTACGTTAACACAGAAACTCTATAGCTATGGATGTGATATTTATGGTCAAGATTTTTCGTTAAGAATGATAGAACTGGCTTCTAATAAAATGCCGAATGCTAGTCTGTATCGGGGAGACTTTACAAAAGGAATAGTTGATAAATTGAAACAACATTCCTATGATTTTATCATCGCAACATATTCCATTCATCATCTTAAAGAAGCAGAGAAAATTAAATTTCTTCATGAATTATTAAGTCTGTTAAGCGAAAATGGAATGATTTTAATTGGAGATGTCATGTTCGAAACTCAGGAACAATTGGAAAAATGCAGACAAGATCTATTAGGCAAATGGGACTATGATGAATTTTATTGTGTTGTTTCTGATTTACGAAAAGAGTTTCCAAATTTACAATTTGAGCGTATTTCATTCTGTTCTGGGATCATTTCATTATTAAAGTAATGAGATATGATAGTATTTCATGTTGAAATGATTTACAACTTGTATTTTGTTATTCACTGAGAAGATTTCATTCTTCTCTTTCTATTGCTATATAAGAAGTCGTTTGTTAAAGTCTATTTGAATTAAGGAGTTCCTATGAGTGTAAGAGCGGAAGTATTAAATATATTAGAGCGTGTATTTCGTCAAAATGGTTTTGCATCTTTACTTTTAAGAAGGGCAAATATCTCGAAAGAGGAGATGGGCCTTGCAAGTGAGATCATATATGGAACGATACGTAATAAAACACTATTAGAGGAACAGTGGCGTCCGTTTACCAAACATGTAAAGCCAAGAGTGGTTGCTTTACTCAATATGAGTGTGTATCAGTTACTGTTTTTGGATAGTATTCCTTCCTATGCCGTCATCTTTGAGGCAGTAGAGCTTGCTGGTAAATCGGAGAAGGAATTTGTAAATGCTGTCCTTCGTAAGGTACAAGTAGCGGGATTAAGAAAGCCTGCAGGCAATACGATTGAAGAACTTGCGGTTTTAACTTCTCATCCACTTTGGATTTTACAGCTATGGAAGGCTCACTATAGCTTTGAAACAATGAAGGAGATTGCCTTACATAATCAGGAACCATCACTTGTATATGGTAGAGTGAATACCTTGAAGTGTAAGAAAACGGAGATTGCTCAAATGCCGGATGTACGCATGCTAGAGGATGATTGTTTCTTTTATGCAGGTATCTTACAAAGAACAGAACTATTTTCAAAGGGAATGGTTTTGATTCAAGATCGTCACTCACAAAAAGTAGTGCGTAAATTAGATGTTTTACCTGGTATGCAAGTATTAGATGCTTGTGCTGCACCAGGTACAAAGACACAGCAGATTGCTTGCTTAATGAAGAATCAAGGCAAGATAATCGCTACAGATTTGTATGAAGCGCGTTGCAATCTGATTGATGAATTAATGAATCGTACAGGTGTATCTATTGTTAGTACACAGCAGAATGACGCAACAATCACAGGTAAATTTCCGAAGGAAAGTTTTGATCGTATTTTGATTGATGCACCTTGTTCTGGGCTAGGGGACTTATCCCACAAGCCAGAGATTCGCTGGCATCTAGAACCTACATCAATCGATGAACTTGTGCGCACACAAGAAGCGATACTAGATGCCAACGCGGAGTATTTACGTGTTGGTGGAATCCTTGTGTATAGTACCTGTACGTTAAATCGTAAGGAAAATGAACAACAAATCAAAAAGTTCTTAGTGAAGCATCCTAACTATGGCTTGTTAGAAGAAGAAACTCTATTCCCAATGGAAAACGATGCGGATGGCTTTTATTACGCAAAATTAAAGCGTAATCAATAGGGTTATTCGCGTTTGAAACATTGGATAACATATCGAGAAATTAGTGTGATTGTGGTAATATATTAACTATGCAAAGTATATATGATTTAAATATAAAGATGGCGACAGATATGCTCGCTGAAAAAGGACAAAAATCTTATCGTGCAAAGCAATTATTTCAATGGCTTTATCGTAAGCGTGTGGGTTCATTCCAAGAGATGACTGATATGCCTGCGAGTCTATTAGAAGAACTTGCACAGGAATATTCGATTGAACCTGTTAAGGAAATTACGCGTCAGGTGGCTCGTGATGGAACTACTAAATATCTTTTCCAGCTGGCAGATGGTTCCTCTGTTGAAACAGTTTTGATGCATTTCCACTTTGGGGAAAGTTTATGTGTAACAAGTCAGCTTGGTTGTAACATGGGCTGTACTTTTTGTGCGTCTGGCTTATTAAAGAAACAGCGTGATTTAACAGCTGGTGAAATCGTTGGACAGGTTATGTTTATCCAGAAGGAACTCGACAAAATAGGTAAGCGTGTTGATAATGTCGTTATCATGGGTACAGGTGAGCCATTTGATAACTATGATAATGTGATGCGTTTTTGTGAGATTATCAATAGTGATTTAGGTCTAGCAATAGGAGCAAGACATATCACAATTAGTACCTGCGGTATCGTTCCACGTATTAAGGATTTTGCCAAGGGTCATTATCAATATAACCTAGCAATCTCTCTACATGCGCCTAATGATGAATTACGTCGCAAATTAATGCCTATTGATCAAGCATATCCTTTGGATGTCTTGATGGATGCATTACATGAATATAGTGAAGGTAACAATCGTCGTATTACGTTTGAATATATCTTATTACATGGGGTAAATGATACAGATGCACATGCGATACAGCTAGCGAATTTGATTCGTGGTATGAATGCATATGTGAATCTCATTCCATATAACCAAGTGGATGAGAACGGGTATGTTTCGACGAATGAAAAAGTCGCATTGCATTTCTATGATGTACTCATGAAACATGGTGTAAAAGCTACCTTGCGTTCTAAACATGGCGATGATATTGATGCGGCCTGTGGTCAGCTTCGCGCAAAACATGAAAAGGGTAAACTTTAAACATGAAATACTATGGAATAACAGATAAAGGATTGGTGCGTAAAAGTAACCAAGATAGTTATGTCATTGCGACAAATGTAGCGGGTGAAGTATTCGCGATTGTCGCAGATGGTATAGGCGGAAATTTAGGTGGGGATATTGCCAGTAGAATGGCGGTAGCCCATTTTTCGCGTGTATTCTCTGAGACAGAGCAATTTCGAGATGTGGATGAAGTAAA
This genomic window from Solobacterium moorei contains:
- the rsmB gene encoding 16S rRNA (cytosine(967)-C(5))-methyltransferase RsmB yields the protein MSVRAEVLNILERVFRQNGFASLLLRRANISKEEMGLASEIIYGTIRNKTLLEEQWRPFTKHVKPRVVALLNMSVYQLLFLDSIPSYAVIFEAVELAGKSEKEFVNAVLRKVQVAGLRKPAGNTIEELAVLTSHPLWILQLWKAHYSFETMKEIALHNQEPSLVYGRVNTLKCKKTEIAQMPDVRMLEDDCFFYAGILQRTELFSKGMVLIQDRHSQKVVRKLDVLPGMQVLDACAAPGTKTQQIACLMKNQGKIIATDLYEARCNLIDELMNRTGVSIVSTQQNDATITGKFPKESFDRILIDAPCSGLGDLSHKPEIRWHLEPTSIDELVRTQEAILDANAEYLRVGGILVYSTCTLNRKENEQQIKKFLVKHPNYGLLEEETLFPMENDADGFYYAKLKRNQ
- a CDS encoding alpha/beta fold hydrolase, whose product is MTELIYKIIKPETEVKATLVCVHGMQEHHARYISFARELSKQGVAVLIYDLPGHGEAFKDELGYFADQNGDEVLIQSVDMMVKKLHAEYPDVPHFLFGHSMGSIIVRLYLERNDDFAGVILCGAPNYQPAASFGKKLAQLLVKLKGPKSKTKLLTILSLGAFSKSVKNAKTPIDWLSYNEENVQEYLNDELCGVPFTDAANRDLFTMVSHLHHSFTAKNTSLPILFISGEDDPCTGGTLGLVDSISTLQKNGYANIENITFTKMRHEILNEKENHLVIEEIIKFICQNQ
- a CDS encoding class I SAM-dependent methyltransferase, whose protein sequence is MLDNKGFDVWAEEYDTSVKLSNKENTYPFAGYNKIIYKIYKTVISKPNATVLDIGFGTGTLTQKLYSYGCDIYGQDFSLRMIELASNKMPNASLYRGDFTKGIVDKLKQHSYDFIIATYSIHHLKEAEKIKFLHELLSLLSENGMILIGDVMFETQEQLEKCRQDLLGKWDYDEFYCVVSDLRKEFPNLQFERISFCSGIISLLK
- a CDS encoding YceD family protein, which translates into the protein MKWTKTELLRDLQNVDFDEDVVIKNDELKNDSGILSVEDVHVEGHGYIDDEDDRFYVDMHITGTMICPDAITNEPIEVPLDVESQETYVFEETDEDGVRLVTSEVVDLMPAVIDAILLEVPLQVTEAVEGEYPHGDGWQIFTEAEYQESRKDQLDPRLAGLKQFKNE
- the rlmN gene encoding 23S rRNA (adenine(2503)-C(2))-methyltransferase RlmN produces the protein MQSIYDLNIKMATDMLAEKGQKSYRAKQLFQWLYRKRVGSFQEMTDMPASLLEELAQEYSIEPVKEITRQVARDGTTKYLFQLADGSSVETVLMHFHFGESLCVTSQLGCNMGCTFCASGLLKKQRDLTAGEIVGQVMFIQKELDKIGKRVDNVVIMGTGEPFDNYDNVMRFCEIINSDLGLAIGARHITISTCGIVPRIKDFAKGHYQYNLAISLHAPNDELRRKLMPIDQAYPLDVLMDALHEYSEGNNRRITFEYILLHGVNDTDAHAIQLANLIRGMNAYVNLIPYNQVDENGYVSTNEKVALHFYDVLMKHGVKATLRSKHGDDIDAACGQLRAKHEKGKL
- a CDS encoding tRNA(Met) cytidine acetate ligase, whose translation is MKVCGIIAEYNPFHNGHRYQIEQARKQSGCDMVIAVMSGNFVQRGEPAIIDKWKRAKVAIENGVDLVIELPYFYATQSASKFAYGAVELLKIAKVDYISFGSECANLENLQEIADTSLNPDNLRESMQTGMSFPRAYSLLTGSMEPNDILAVSYLKYLKGSNIQPVIVQRTSGYLNPEISENASALAIRKALKNNESLASSTPIEEILKESTLVYPEQFYPYLRTYLLTSSRKQLEDLFLFNEGIENHLRKCAADNDTYEGFLQDATTYRYTSNRIRRSILQAMVQLTKYEAQRLPALDHLRILAFNDTGKKWLHDMRKEDMRICSKFADVPFPWRTLEYRSTLLYTSVLPSEERKHLLKLEISGAHYISSEH
- a CDS encoding ABC transporter permease, which codes for MSIFTKLTQRYLSKNKTRTIVTLIGIIVSMALFTAVIEGAYSGYEFLKNREIAVTGEWQVILNEVDEKGLEEAKENQQIVKYENVYTLGWAAVDNENDGKPYLLVQSLGDTQHALFPINLVSGRMPEKQDEILLPENFIANAKEKYQVGDTITLETGQRYLETEKLSENNPYLEKESLKNTTEHTFTIVGIMERLPFEIEEFSCPGYTCITNGFHTDSQKLFLTIQSPSKMQEFLMRQTISDSYVPHSDLLRFYGAFKASGERSVLIGLTTILVLLIAYGSISLIYNSFSISISERIRQFGIMKSVGASNRQIHRMVLFEAFLLAIIGIVFGVIVGCVGIGITLAWVQNNFIVNLANKVGTGLRLVISPLPILIAVVICLVTTIVAAYIPAYKAIHKSAIEAIRQSDEIIIKPNEVKTSKLTQKLFGFAGVMATKNFKRNKRKYRSTILSLALSVILFISAASLTRYVNKMLLIENSNDHKINVMYNACVDEQEDVEQRFNVIKTIPEIQNIAITQKIFDEVYIQRNYIASEYWTAENQQNLRRIKDAVGVSVELVFVDDDTFKNLCKQNRVDSSSYFDESHPKGLLYNYVVQYFMRDGKALKRDVSVIDSKGKDVPMFVREYKEIEGYVSLYEPYIKNGKQYYLFYPIGYIEEMKGFENLDMRKAKLYPVEEIDIDIPLVAGAQIEENLFTLNRNTMQLIYPRSMATTLFANTDASYIKRLSNPEIGIQTDKHASVAQQLEKIKKDNGWSADTIFDFDRERQNNRMFILVINVFSYGFILLIGVIAIANVFNTISTNIILRRKEFAMLRSVGMSEKGFQRMLNYECLIYGCRSLAIGLPISFVISFFVYRVINQMIQVDYIIPYVSILLAIAMVFVVVFITMLYTTRKIRRNNVIEELRIENI
- the rpmF gene encoding 50S ribosomal protein L32, coding for MAVQQRRNSKTRKNKRRTHYKLNVPTLVKNAAGEYVRPHHEGSYVKETTESK